ACCAATGTGACAGCATCAGGAGAGAGAGATTCTGATCTCATTTGTCGAAACAATTCCAAGGCCTTATCTGCAGACCCATTCTGCACAAACCCAGAAATCAATGAGTTCCAGGCAATTACATCTTTTTCAGAGACTGAATTAAAGATGCAACAGGCATCCTCCATCCTTTGGCTCTTTGCATACATGTCAAGAAGCGCATTCTTCACAGTGCTCTCTTCTAACCCAATTTTAATTCCTAGACCATGAACAGACATGCCCACATTCGAATTGCCCAGCTGAGCACACGCAGAAAGCACACTTGCAACAGTAACAGAATTTGGCATGAGGCTCGCCCATTTCTCATTTGTAAATAACTTCAATGCCATATAAGCATGGCCACTCTGAGTGTAACCAACAATCATTGCTGTCCATGAGACAAGATCAGTGGACGAAAGCTCGTCAAATACAGTTTCAGCATCTATAATTTCACCACACTTAGCATACATATCTAGAAGAGCTGTCACCAAGAATGAATTCAGCTCTATACCATTCTTGATCAGATAACCATGAAGCCACTTCCCCTGATGCAGAGCGCCCAGCTTGGCACATGCCGTGACCAAGCTCCCCACAGTGAATTGATTGCCTCCCACCAATTCTTCTCTCATCCGATTGAACAATGCCAGTGCTTCTTCCGCACAACCATTCTGCACATACCCAACAATCATCGAAGTCCAGGAAACAACGTTCCTGTCGACATTTTCGTCAAATGCCTGGCGGGAGCACTCGACATCGCCGCACTTTGCATACATGTCCACGAGACCAGTGAACACGAAGCTATCCGGACTACCCGCCTTGACAACATGGCCATGCACTTTCCTCCCTCCATCTATATCCCGCAACTCGCTGCAGGCCTTCAACACGATCGAGAACACGACATTATCATTCTCCTTGACCGAACCCCTCATCCGCCAATAGAGCCGAACAACCTCCGGATGGCAGCCGTTCAAGGAGTACCGTCTCAGCATGACCTTCCAAGAATACAAATCCGGGTCCGGAATTCGATCGAACACCAAGCGTGCGAGCCCGACGCTCCCAAAGCCACCGTACAAACTAACCAGCTTGGTGTCGAAGGGAAGATGGCCCGTCAGGCCGCGAACGATCAGCAAGCCGTGCACTTTCTCGAGAGAACGGATGTCGTGGCAAGAACCCAGAAGCGAAAAGCAGGGGCTGGAAGAGACAGAGGGGACTGCGGATGCGATGCTGTTCTGATCAAACTGAGAACGTCCGAGGGGTCGTTGCGAGTGCCGACGAATCCACCGATTGTAAAGATTGCCCCTTTGTGGGAGAGATGCGTGAATGGATCGCATTTgcgtcttcttccttctctcatTTCACTGCGTCCGCGCCGCGTCTTGCTTCCGCATCCGGCGCTATTGTGTTTCCCGCCAttgctctgcttctttctcctcttcctttgtGGGCGGAGACGAAACGCCAGGAAGCTCGAGCCCGTAGCAAGTGTCGATGATTATGGGCCGTGGGTCTAATTTGGATGGGCCGAAGCCGACTTAAAGCCCGGCCCATTCGACTGCCGTCGTCCGAGGTAACCGTTCGAGGggaatttcaaaaaatcaatCAGTCACTTTTCATCCCCATATTGATTTGCTCTCTAAGGTTTTGAAAACTTATGGTTAGCATCCTCGCATTTCTCGCTCCGTTTGAAGTTGCATCTGAGATTGGACGATGCAATCGTTATTTTATTGTCGATTTTGACCCTTGAATCCATCCATTTATCCAAAACAGTAACCCACCCACCCATTGCTCAGCCCATCTCCTCTCAGCATGCACGCCTGCCACTGCCCCGCGGTCTCATCTTCTCCCTCGCCCTGTTGTGTCTACCGTCGAGATCTCTCGGAAGGTTGGTGGCTTCTAACTCCTTCGCGGGCGTCGAGCTCTAGCCCTAGATTCGTGGGCTCGAGCTCCATCACGGACGGATGGCAGCGGGGTGATTGGGGCTAGCAGACGATGttaattggagagagagagagagagagagagtgtgtgtgtgtgtgtgtgtgtgtgtgtgaaagagAGATGAAGGGAGGAAGTTGCGGCCATGTTTGGACATGTGATTCACGATTGTGAGAAAAATGGAGGTTGGTGGTGATATTGGCTGGTGACGGGAGCTCGGCAAGGCAATGATGGTCCTAGGTGTGTACGGGAATGATGGGTGGCTGTGTGCAAAGTGATGGTCCCGAGTTCCACCAATGAGTGAACCTTAGGCAATGCAATTGATCAAACATGAAAAAATTGATAAGcgattcatgaactttttaatttgtttaatgtgatctatgaactttaacttaatatgcaatgtcatttttaaaattttaatttgttcaatataatttataaatattctatacatgttcaatttaacaAGATAATCCAGcgaataaattgaatttatgtATATAATAATCTAGGGATAATATCATACGTTTACTAAAagttacattaaataaattaaaaaatttgggacAATATTATACATTTGGCCAAAATTCAAATACCATTAATGTAATTATCCCCATTAAATAGTAACACAATGTAATGACCAATGAATCGATGACGTAACAAGTAGTAATCAACCTAGATAATAGCTTAGTTAAGTCCTAAACCAACCAGTGGAATTACTTACTAATTAGCCGAATCAATTGCCTTTTCCTTATTTCACCTTCCTTTCCATTTTGATTTAATCAATCGAGATTGTTGAAGGTTAGTTTTCGtgtccaaattaaaaaaacaaatcccTCTTAGGATTTGCATGTCTTTTCTCGGAACAACGAGATAAATCATTAAATGAGCAAGTGTATATTATGCGTCCAGACCATTAATAATTACACATTTTCTCAACAAAAGTGGTGAGCCATGTCAAATTCCACGGTAAATATTTATACATGTATTATAGATTAGGAGTGTTTTAGTGCGCTTGTTAAATCAAAAATAAGGTAAGTTGATATTTTCCAGTGTATTATCTATTAtcgagaaaatttatttatttttaaattaagtaCAGTAAATAGATATCTCTAAATACTCATTAGCAAGGCCATTGCCTGATCTGTCAGGGCGGAAAAGAACCATCGGCTCAGGAGTCCATTCAATCTCAGCCCTCCAAAGTCGAGCGGGACCCACATGGATCTTTCAGAAATGGGGTTCGCCGATAAATCCAGTGCAGGCAATCATTTCTCGTGGGGACAAAGGTGGGACTTGATGGCCATGTGATTGGCGAAAAGACAGGAAAGActtttatgatttgattctgaCTCCTTTGTCTGACCGGaccccccctttctctctctctctctctctctctctcactcactcccCTCCTCTCATGTCGATAGAGATTGTCCACCAGAAGTTTACGCTGACACTGACATCGTCGTATCTGGCAGGCGCTTTTGCCTCGCCCCCCCTTCTCTTCCCCCACGCGCTCCCCCTCGCGCGTGCGAGCTCCCCGcgttcttttcttccttccgTTTGCTTTCTCTAAAATAGCTTATCTGTCCGCCAAACTCTTTGGAAGATTCGACCGCAGGATCAAATTTATCCACCTCAAAGAAGACACGAAGATAGCTGTTCACGTCTTTGGTAATTTCAGATTTTATATGAACGACATTGAAAATAACCTATAGTTTGGATTTATATTTCCTCTCTGAAGTTTTTACTTAATTTCTCTTGATCTATTGACTATACAAAATTTCCCTTCCCGACccataaataattaaacataaaaataaagaccCCTTCCCATGTGCATGGCTATGATAGAAAGAAGCAATGAGAATGGACCCCTTAATGTTGTATTGGCCTAACTTCAGCAAATCTCTGATTGACTCATTATATTGGGCTCTTGTCGTGTTTCCCCCACGAAAACGCTCCCAAATGTCAAATCTGAATGGTTGGAACTCGGAGTATCCAATAGAGTCAATGCGTTGATTTATCACATTGATATGGTGTCATTTATAAAATACATGCCGACTTCTCTAAGTAGATGAACTTTCTAGGCCGAGAATCTTGACCCGATTTTCACACCAACATCAATTTCTATCCACGCTCGGTAGAGAAGAAGACTCGTCTTGTCTCATTTTCTGGTGCAGAAGGAAATATTGAGGCTTGCCAAAGTGCTTAGCGACTATGAATTATGATGAAGCATCCATCGATGGAAGCTGATAGCAGTCGACATTGTTTAAATCTGGCGAGTCTGTATGGAATTGAACCCAAAACCTGCCATCACCAGCACTTGAAAGATTGTCCCGAGTCCCTGCTTGGACAGACAAAGCGAAATTTAGGATCGCAACCCCGAAACACTCCCTTCCAAACCgaaaagtaagaaaacaaaaggaacatTTCTTGTTCCCGAGAGAGTCGGCACTCAAAGTACAGGAAACTCTGCAGAGGACCTGATTAAAGTGCAAAGCAATATCCACAGACATCGTGTAGTTATTCGTGAATAACTAAAGAGGTAACCCACCACAGAGGGACAATCAAGGACCCAAATTATGGGTGAAGAAATGTACAACGTTAACCCCATCGTCTCCCTAACAATAACAACCATAATTCCACAACCAGCGCTTCTCTTTTTATCCTTCATAAGCCCCGTTAAGACATCGAGCCTCGTACCAGATTATGTTGAGGGCACGTGTAATGGAGGATTGCCTGCTGGGCACCTTTGCCTCCGGGGCCGT
The nucleotide sequence above comes from Eucalyptus grandis isolate ANBG69807.140 chromosome 2, ASM1654582v1, whole genome shotgun sequence. Encoded proteins:
- the LOC104433412 gene encoding pentatricopeptide repeat-containing protein At2g03380, mitochondrial, producing MRSIHASLPQRGNLYNRWIRRHSQRPLGRSQFDQNSIASAVPSVSSSPCFSLLGSCHDIRSLEKVHGLLIVRGLTGHLPFDTKLVSLYGGFGSVGLARLVFDRIPDPDLYSWKVMLRRYSLNGCHPEVVRLYWRMRGSVKENDNVVFSIVLKACSELRDIDGGRKVHGHVVKAGSPDSFVFTGLVDMYAKCGDVECSRQAFDENVDRNVVSWTSMIVGYVQNGCAEEALALFNRMREELVGGNQFTVGSLVTACAKLGALHQGKWLHGYLIKNGIELNSFLVTALLDMYAKCGEIIDAETVFDELSSTDLVSWTAMIVGYTQSGHAYMALKLFTNEKWASLMPNSVTVASVLSACAQLGNSNVGMSVHGLGIKIGLEESTVKNALLDMYAKSQRMEDACCIFNSVSEKDVIAWNSLISGFVQNGSADKALELFRQMRSESLSPDAVTLVVVLSASAFLAVLAVGSSLHAYSIKKGLSSSNVHVGTALLNFYAKCGDVESARRVFDAMDSKNTVTWSAMIGGYGIHGDGSGSLTLFSDMLKEEIRPTEIIFTSILSACRHTGLVGEGWRYFNSMCQDYNFVPSMKHYACMIDLLSRAGRLEEALEFIEKMPMQPDISLFGAFLHGCGLYSRHDLGEVAIKRMLELHPKEACYYVLMSNLSASDGRWSRVNYFTELMEEKGLKKSPGCSMVEMDAGDKFSAVRVATV